In Heyndrickxia vini, the sequence AGAAACTTCGTTCGATAATCATTCGAACTTTAGTCTTCTCGGTTTTTTTTATGAGATCAGAAAGTATAAATTTTATAGGATTAATGTTCCTAATAAATATCTTCTGCTATGTCTAGCTCCAGCGCCTATCGACTAGAAAACGTCAGGACTTTTCCCTACGATAAGTCAAAGTCCCGTAAGTCTTTTACGTCGATGAGCAAGGCGCTTGCGCTTTTCTAATAGGAAAAAGGACAACTTCATACTAAAATTCTAGTTATTTCGGGAAATTCACTGTCATAAGATAAATTTGAAAGGGATAATCCGACACTACACGAAAGACTTGTGAATGTTAGTGTCATCTAAGGTGGTGAACAATATGTGGGTGAAGCCTGAATACAAAGAAATCAATACATCTTCTGAAGTGACAATGTATGCTTATATCGGAAAATAGCAATGTTATTACTCGATTTTAGCACATTATAAATATACGCAAGGTGGTGTTAGGATGAATGGTTATTTAAAGGCGGTGATCGGTGCAATTATCGGGGCTGCAACAGCAGGAGGGTGGTTGGTTGTTGATCTCTTGCTTCCGGAACCAATTGGTGATTATCTCTTATTTGCCCTCATGGGACTTGCAAATGCGGCAATTGGCTGGCAAGTTGGAAGGGTATTGGAAAAAAAGCGAAATGCTGAAAACGGCAATCTTGAAACTCCTAGGAAAGGACTGAAGACAAATTCGAATTAGAGTTTTGGGTACCGCTGCAGGAGGAGGGTTTCCACAGTGGAACTGTGCCTGTCCAAACTGCCGGGATGTTCGTGAAGGGGCTCCAGCACTTACTCCATTTTTACAATCATCGCTTGCTATAAATGCCAATGAAAAAGACTGGTACCTTATCAATGCTGGACCGGATGTAACCAATCAAATTGAATCCTTCGCACCACTGCATGCAGGTCCTGGAATAAGAGAAACCCCTTTAGCTGGTGTTATTTTAACAGATGCCGAGCTCGATCATACGATTGGATTATTATCACTGCGCGAGGGATCCAAATTGACTATTTATGGAACTGAGGCTATTAGAAAGAGTTTGCATTCTGCCTTTCCTGTTTTTCCAATGCTTAAAAATTACTGTGCTTGGGAATGGCAGACTCTTTATCCCGATTCCATGCAAGAAATCGGAGCTTTTGGTGAAAGCGTACAATTAATGATTGAGACAGTACCCGTTTCAAAAAAACCCCCGCTGTATATTCAGTCAAATATAGTAGATGAGGATCGTCATTTAGATGTTTGGGAAGCTGGATTGGTTTTTCACAATATAGGTTCCGGAAAATGTTTCGCTTATTTTCCTACATTAGAAAACATTACCCCAGCAATAGAAGCTCACTTACGTAAGGCTGACGTTTTAATGGTTGATGGAACCTTTTGGTCGGAAGATGAATTGACAAGGTTGGGAGCAACCGAACGTGACGCCAGAAACATGGGGCATTTGCCAATTAGCGGTCTATCAGGAACTGCACAAAAGCTAGCATCATTCCCTGCAGAAAGGAAAATTCTGACCCACATAAATAATAGCAATCCTATTTTGAGAAAGGACTCAAGGGAGAGGTATACATTGGAACAACTTGGTTTTGAAATTGCCTATGATGGAATGGAAGTGGAGGTGTAATCGTGCTCGAACACCGCAAGTTTATTACGAAAGAAAAGGAACCGGATTTTAAGAATGAAAAGGTTTGGAAAAAAGAGGAATTTACTGAAAAATTGAGGGATGTAGGGCGCTCCTCCTATCATGATAAACATCCTTTTCATGCGGCGATGCACCAAGGAAATTTAAGTCGTGAACAAATCCGTGGTTGGGTAGCTAATCGTTACTATTATCAAAAATCGGTTCCAATTAAAGATTCAGCTATTTTGTCTAACCTACCATCAAGGGAGCTTCGGCGTGAATGGATCGGTCGCATCATTGATCATGACGGCACGAACGGTGAAGATGGCGGTATTGAAGCATGGTTGCGACTAGGAGAAGCTGTAGGCTTGTCTCGTGAAGAAATTGTGCAAGAGGAACATGTTGTACCAGGTGTTCGTTTTTCCGTTGACGCTTATGTTAACTTCGCACGGTCAAAACCATGGATTGAAGCAGTTGCCTCCTCATTAACAGAATTGTTTTCTCCTAATTTAATAGCTAAGCGGATTAAAGTACTAGAGCAACAGTATCCTTGGATTGAAAGTAGAGGTCTTGACTATTTTCAAAGTCGCTTAACTCAAGCGCCTCGTGATTCGGATGTAGCTCTCAAGCTTGTATTAAATTATTGTCAAACTCCAGAAGCCCAAAGGCGGGCTGTTAAAGCTTTACGTTTCAAGTGTGATGTATTGTGGGCACAGCTTGATGCCATTGAAAAGGCATTTCCTTATACGTCTGGTAGAAAAGAATAATACTAGGTGGTGAAGTCAATTTTACTTAGAAGCTTTCCGAAACTTGCAGCAAAGGCACGTTTGAAGTTTGATAAGGTTAGAGGGAAACATCTTCTTTTATTGCCGGAAAGGGTAGTCATTTTGAATGAAACGGCTGCCTCCATTCTTACACTCTGTGATGGTAGTCAAACGGTAAGCAGTATGAGTGAAAAGTTAAGGGCTTCGCTATTGAAAGATGCAGAGGAAAGTGGGATAGATGCGAAGCCTGACTTGAATACGATGAAGGAAGATATTTCTGAGTTTCTGCAGGAGATGGTGGAACAGGGATGGGTGGTGATTTCTACAGATGACAAAGTCAATCATAAGAAGCAAAAATGAAGTGGAGCCCCCATACTCACTGCTTGCTGAGTTGACTCATCGCTGTCCATTACATTGTCCCTATTGCTCAAATCCTATTGAGATGACTTCGAAGGAAACTGAAATTACAACCGAAGAATGGAATCGTGTATTATCCGAGGCTGCTGATTTAGGAGTGGTAGAAGTTCATTTTTCCGGTGGAGAACCGCTCCTGCGTGATGATTTAAACGTTTTAATTAGCCGGGCACATTCATTAGAAATGTACAGTAATCTTATTACAAGCGGCATTGGATTAACGATGGAAAAAGCTGCTCAGTTGAAGGCGGCAGGTTTAGAAAACGTGCAGGTGAGTTTCCAGGCAGGGGAAGCGAGACTTTCGAACATAATCGGCGGGTATAAAGCATTTGAAAAGAAACGGGAAGCTGTCTATGCAGTAAAAGAAGCCCAATTACATTTATCGCTAAATGTAGTACTTCATCAGATGAATCTAGAAAATTTGAATGACATTATTTTGCTTGCAGAAGAAATGGGTGCGGAACGATTGGAATTGGCAAATACTCAGTATTATAACTGGGCTTTGCTCAATCGGAACCGACTGTTACCGAGCCGGGATCAAGTTGAACGGGCCCGTGAGGTTTATGAAGAAGCTAAAGTGCGTCTTAGAAGAAAAATGGAAATTATATGGGTTATTCCTGATTATTATTCATCGACACCTAAGCCTTGTATGGGTGGCTGGGGAGCAATTGGCTTAACAGTAGCACCAAATGGGGTTGTTCTTCCTTGCCCAACGGCAGGGATGATTAAAGATTTATCCTTTGAGAATATTCGAGATGCATCATTAAGAGATATTTGGTATGATTCAATGTCCTTTAACAATTTCCGTGGTGATGAATGGATGCCTGAACCTTGCCGTTCCTGCGATTTACGCCACGAAGATGGAGGGGGCTGCCGCTGTCAAGCTTTTGCCTTAACGGGAGATGCATATGCGACCGACCCAACGTGCATGTGGGCTCCGGATCATCAACTGATCGAAAATGCAATACAGGATGCGAAAAGCGCATCTTCAACACAGACATCACCAATAATCTATCGAAGGCATTTTCAAGATAAACCCGCGTTAAAAAAATAAATTATTGCAAATTTGTGCTTAAGGGCCTCATACATACCCTTAAGCACTCTTTTTTTGCTAAGCAAGGCGCTTCCGCTTTTCTTAGCAACGAAGGATAATCAAAATAAGCGGACATTTTCCGGTTATACAGCAGAATAGAGCTCAGTTCGGGGGATATAAGCGGAGGATTTCCGGTTAAGCAAAGCAAAATCACTCATTTTCACGTTTTTTGAGTTAATAGTCGGAATTTTTCCGGCTATTTAAGGTATTTTTGATGTTGTTTCCTAATTAGGGGAAATTTTTCCGCCTATTTATCAAACTCGATTTTAGCGTCTAATGAATTGACTTAAAGCAAGGACAATTTGAATATCTAGTGAGATCAACGCCTCTTTTTTCTTATTTTAAAAAATATTTAAAAAGAATAGATGTTGTAAGACTAAACCAAACAAGTACAATTACAATCGCTGCCGGCCAATTTTTTCGTAACTTTTTGGGTGTGCTGCTGGCTGTCACCCGACACTCTTGTAAAATATGTTTTGGTATTAAAGAGAATGCTCCTAAAATTCCTAATGGAAGTAAAATGACTTCATCTAAATAGCCTAATACTGGAATCACATCCGGAATAAAATCTATCGGACTTAATGCATAAGCAACTATACATACTGAAAAAACTTTTGCATACCATGGAGTTTCCGGATGGCGATAAGCTAAATAGAGAATATAGATATTACGTTTTAGATTTTGTATAAATTCCTTCCATTTGTTTAGGCGTATTGCCATTTTAATTTCAATTCCTCTCTAATCCTCAATTGGGAAAAGTTTATCGTTATCCTTATCCTGCTTCAAACCAATTCTTTTTAAACATGTTATGAACTAGAATACTTTGTTGTGTTTATAAAGGACGTCACCACTTTCTAATTAACCGTGTATAAATTATATTTTGGAATGGAACCCTTTTAAGGAGAGACTGCGGAAATCCAATATTCCCTAGCAATTTATGAAAACTAGTTGAAGTGAAGTGATGATAGTGGGCACATTAATTGGACAAATTCATTCGTCTGTTAGGCAACTTATGCTTGTCAATCTTTTACGCAGTATTGGACAAGGCATGCTCGTTGTTGATTTGGCTTTATATCTTGATGAATTGGGTTGGAGTACTGTGGCAATAGGAAGTGTGCTTGCATCTGGGGGGTTACTAGGTGTTGGACTTGCACCTTTCGTTGGGATATACAGTGATCGATATGGAAGAAAGCCGTTTCTGCTTTTTTCTGAATTTTTAACAGCTGGGTGTGCACTGATTGGAATCTTAACGACAAATCCTATTTTCTTGTTTATCGCTATTACATTTTCTGGATTCGGAAAGGCAGATGCTGGTTCTCCCAGTCCGTGTGCTCCAGCTGAACAAGCTTGGCTTGCATCCTTTATCCCAACGAACGAACGCGGAAAGGTATATAGTCTGAATAATGCTCTTAGTTTTTTCGGAATGGCGGCAGGAGCGTTACTAGCGGGGACTATGCCTTTATGGGAAAGTCATTTTCAAGGTATATCTTTTTATCGTCTCCTATTTTGTTTTATCTTCCTTACTTCACTTATTAATGCAATGATTATTTTGGCAATTCGAGAAGATAAGGTTGAAAGAAAACATGTAGTAGAAGAGGAATCAAAGAATCACGAAAAGAAAATCTTACAAGAGGAAAATGTTGCGGTCTTAAAGTTGGCTGCTATTAATATTCTTAATGGAATTGCAATCGGATTAACAGGACCGATGATGGCTTATTGGTTTTCAGTAAAGTTTGGAGCAAGCAATACTCAGATTGGCGGCACACTTGCAGTCACCTTTTTGGCGACAGGTATGACTTCGATTATGCAAGCAAAATTATCCCACCAACATGGGACCATTCGATCGATTGTCACGATTCGTTTTATAGCAAGTCTACTGTTAATTTTAATGCCAATCCTTTCATCCTATACACTGGTTTCTGCGATGTATATTATGCGAACAGCATTAAATAGGGGAACGCAGGGAGCACAGCAAGCATTAAGTGTGAGCTTGACCCGAGACATGCGCAGTGGTTTCGCATCCAGCATTAATATCTTTTCCATGCGTCTGCCGATATCAATAGGACCTTATATTACCGGTTATCTTTTCGGACTAGGTTCATTGTCCCTTCCTTTTTATATAGCATCTGGATTACAATGCAGTTTTGCCTTGTTATACGGAAAAATTTTCGGCACCTACGATAGTAAAGTGAAATCTCAAGTGTCATCTAGTTAACAAATTTGATCATACTTTATCCTAATTAAAATAATACTTATGATTACGTACTTATTTCTCGCGTATTTTAGCTGTTTCTCACTTTTCTTATTAAATCAACGAAATTTTGAGCACTTTTAGATAGGTAATGATTTTTTAGCCATATTAATCCGACAGATGCAGATAGCGTGTTACTTGCTATTTTGTGGGCGTGTATGGGGTATCCTTTATGACGTTTAAGTATCGTGTCAGGAACAATGGAAGCTCCAAAGTCTGATGAAATTAAATCCATTAAAAGGGTAATATCGGAACACTCGCCAACAATGTTGGGTTGTAACTGGAACCTTGAAAATGCCTCCTTAATTATATAATGCACCCCTAATCCTTCCGTACTTGGCAAAATTAGTGGAAAGTTCTGAATTTCAGCAAGTGAAATTTCATCATCAGCAGGTTGCCATTTTTTTGATGTAATGAAGTAAAACGGTTCTGAATAAAGATGGTGAACGGAAAGATTATCCAAATCGAGTGGTAGTCTAATGATCGCAAGTTCGACTATCCGGTCTCTTACTAATTTACAAAGGTGTGAGGATTCATTTTGTTGTATTTTATAAGTAACCTTAGGATATAGTTTTCGAAATTTATGAAGGATTTCGGGTAACTCGACTACTGAAAACGTATTGATACCGATTGTCAGTCTTCCATTTACCCCATTTCCCACTTCCTTGACTTCCATTTTTGCCTCTTCCATTAGCTGAGTCATTCTCAAGGCGTATTTGTATAAAGCTTTCCCGGCTTCTGTCACTTCGAAATACTTCCCACTTCTTTCTACTAATTTTGATCCTAATTCCTCTTCCATTGTTTTTAAGTGTTGGCTTAATGGCGGTTGGGAGATATGAAGTCTTTCAGCAGCAGCAGAAATTTTCCTTTCCTCTACAATGGCTATATAATAACGCAACTGTCGTATGTCCATCGACAGACCCTCCTTTTATTATATGAAAAACTTAAGAAAAAGTAATTTTTTTTATATTTTTGATATAGCTAGACATATGTTAGCATATTTTTATAGACGAGAAAAGAGGAGGGATGATGGAGCGTCTTTTCACATGCCATTCAGATGGTTAAACTTTAGCCGTAGCCCGTTTTTAAATTTCCAACTATTTACAAATTATTACAACGAGGTGATTTCCATGGATTTTGTAAAACGTACGATAGATTTAGCACTAAAAAATGTAGAAGAAGGCGGTCGTCCATTTGCTACCGTAATTGTTCGAGAAGGAGAAATTATTGCTGAAAGTCCGAACCTGGTAGCACAAACGCATGACCCAACAGCACACGCTGAAATAATTGCCATTAGAGAAGCATGTAAAAAATTACAAACAGAGCATTTAACTGATTGTGAAATTTATATTCTTGCAAGCCCATGTCCGATGTGCCTAGGCTCTCTCTATTATTGCAGTCCAAAAAAAGTAGTTTATATTACAACACGTGAGGATTATGCTCCTTACTATAAAGATGACCGTAAGTACTTTGAGCTGGATACCTTCTATGATGAGTACAGCAAACCAATCGAAAAACGAAGATTACCAATGGTGCAGCAAATGGATGAAAATAGTATAAAAGTATACCAACGCTGGGCAGAGTTAAATAAAAAATAAACGTATAGACTGAGCTATTTTA encodes:
- the pqqA gene encoding pyrroloquinoline quinone precursor peptide PqqA, yielding MWVKPEYKEINTSSEVTMYAYIGK
- the pqqB gene encoding pyrroloquinoline quinone biosynthesis protein PqqB, which codes for MGTAAGGGFPQWNCACPNCRDVREGAPALTPFLQSSLAINANEKDWYLINAGPDVTNQIESFAPLHAGPGIRETPLAGVILTDAELDHTIGLLSLREGSKLTIYGTEAIRKSLHSAFPVFPMLKNYCAWEWQTLYPDSMQEIGAFGESVQLMIETVPVSKKPPLYIQSNIVDEDRHLDVWEAGLVFHNIGSGKCFAYFPTLENITPAIEAHLRKADVLMVDGTFWSEDELTRLGATERDARNMGHLPISGLSGTAQKLASFPAERKILTHINNSNPILRKDSRERYTLEQLGFEIAYDGMEVEV
- the pqqC gene encoding pyrroloquinoline-quinone synthase PqqC, which codes for MLEHRKFITKEKEPDFKNEKVWKKEEFTEKLRDVGRSSYHDKHPFHAAMHQGNLSREQIRGWVANRYYYQKSVPIKDSAILSNLPSRELRREWIGRIIDHDGTNGEDGGIEAWLRLGEAVGLSREEIVQEEHVVPGVRFSVDAYVNFARSKPWIEAVASSLTELFSPNLIAKRIKVLEQQYPWIESRGLDYFQSRLTQAPRDSDVALKLVLNYCQTPEAQRRAVKALRFKCDVLWAQLDAIEKAFPYTSGRKE
- the pqqD gene encoding pyrroloquinoline quinone biosynthesis peptide chaperone PqqD, coding for MVKSILLRSFPKLAAKARLKFDKVRGKHLLLLPERVVILNETAASILTLCDGSQTVSSMSEKLRASLLKDAEESGIDAKPDLNTMKEDISEFLQEMVEQGWVVISTDDKVNHKKQK
- the pqqE gene encoding pyrroloquinoline quinone biosynthesis protein PqqE, with product MTKSIIRSKNEVEPPYSLLAELTHRCPLHCPYCSNPIEMTSKETEITTEEWNRVLSEAADLGVVEVHFSGGEPLLRDDLNVLISRAHSLEMYSNLITSGIGLTMEKAAQLKAAGLENVQVSFQAGEARLSNIIGGYKAFEKKREAVYAVKEAQLHLSLNVVLHQMNLENLNDIILLAEEMGAERLELANTQYYNWALLNRNRLLPSRDQVERAREVYEEAKVRLRRKMEIIWVIPDYYSSTPKPCMGGWGAIGLTVAPNGVVLPCPTAGMIKDLSFENIRDASLRDIWYDSMSFNNFRGDEWMPEPCRSCDLRHEDGGGCRCQAFALTGDAYATDPTCMWAPDHQLIENAIQDAKSASSTQTSPIIYRRHFQDKPALKK
- a CDS encoding YkvA family protein; translation: MAIRLNKWKEFIQNLKRNIYILYLAYRHPETPWYAKVFSVCIVAYALSPIDFIPDVIPVLGYLDEVILLPLGILGAFSLIPKHILQECRVTASSTPKKLRKNWPAAIVIVLVWFSLTTSILFKYFLK
- a CDS encoding MFS transporter, with amino-acid sequence MIVGTLIGQIHSSVRQLMLVNLLRSIGQGMLVVDLALYLDELGWSTVAIGSVLASGGLLGVGLAPFVGIYSDRYGRKPFLLFSEFLTAGCALIGILTTNPIFLFIAITFSGFGKADAGSPSPCAPAEQAWLASFIPTNERGKVYSLNNALSFFGMAAGALLAGTMPLWESHFQGISFYRLLFCFIFLTSLINAMIILAIREDKVERKHVVEEESKNHEKKILQEENVAVLKLAAINILNGIAIGLTGPMMAYWFSVKFGASNTQIGGTLAVTFLATGMTSIMQAKLSHQHGTIRSIVTIRFIASLLLILMPILSSYTLVSAMYIMRTALNRGTQGAQQALSVSLTRDMRSGFASSINIFSMRLPISIGPYITGYLFGLGSLSLPFYIASGLQCSFALLYGKIFGTYDSKVKSQVSSS
- a CDS encoding LysR family transcriptional regulator, which codes for MDIRQLRYYIAIVEERKISAAAERLHISQPPLSQHLKTMEEELGSKLVERSGKYFEVTEAGKALYKYALRMTQLMEEAKMEVKEVGNGVNGRLTIGINTFSVVELPEILHKFRKLYPKVTYKIQQNESSHLCKLVRDRIVELAIIRLPLDLDNLSVHHLYSEPFYFITSKKWQPADDEISLAEIQNFPLILPSTEGLGVHYIIKEAFSRFQLQPNIVGECSDITLLMDLISSDFGASIVPDTILKRHKGYPIHAHKIASNTLSASVGLIWLKNHYLSKSAQNFVDLIRKVRNS
- a CDS encoding nucleoside deaminase yields the protein MPFRWLNFSRSPFLNFQLFTNYYNEVISMDFVKRTIDLALKNVEEGGRPFATVIVREGEIIAESPNLVAQTHDPTAHAEIIAIREACKKLQTEHLTDCEIYILASPCPMCLGSLYYCSPKKVVYITTREDYAPYYKDDRKYFELDTFYDEYSKPIEKRRLPMVQQMDENSIKVYQRWAELNKK